One Nicotiana tomentosiformis chromosome 1, ASM39032v3, whole genome shotgun sequence genomic window, CTttagtagaaaggcggtgagtatgggcagccttgcatttatttcggtaggtgagagaccgctagcactatatgttcaggccttggccaaccagttcgtgagactatgtttcggagcccagtcaggttctagcttgtgtggtttctcagtcttccttatatgatcgcataagAGAGccttagtatgatgatccccatttgtttgtccttaaggacacagttcaacatggtgatgccaaggaagttactattggggatgatgaggtgttgaggatacagggtcggatttgtgtgcctaatgtgaatgggctacgtgagttgattcttggggaggcccacagtttgcggtattccattcatccaggtgccgcaaagatgtatcaggacttgaggcatcactattggtagaggaggatgaagaaagacatagtgaggtttatagctcggtgcctaaattgttagcaggtgaagtatgagcatcatagacCGGGTAGATCACTTCAAAGGCttgagatttcggagtggaaatgggtgcgtatcaccatggatttcgtaggttgactcccacggacttcaaggaagtttgatgctatttgggtgattgtggatcggttgaccaagtccgcgcatttcattcctccagttgggactacttattcttaggagcggttggctgagatctacatccacgagattgttcgccttcacggtgtgccgatgtccatcatttcagattggggcatacagtttacatcgcagttttggagagcagtccaacgagagttgggcacacaggttgagttgagtacaacattccaccctcagatggatggacagtccgagcgcactattcaaatattggaggatatgctacacgcttgtgtcatagatttggggggttcttgggatcagtttctgccgcttgcagagtttgactacaacaacaactaccaatcgagcattcaaatggctctgtatgaggctttgtatgggagacggtgtcagcctccggtgggatggtttgagttGGGTGAGGCTAGGATGTTGGGTACTCACTctgttcaggatgctttggacaaggttaagttgattcaggatcgacttcgcacgacgcagtctagacataagagttatgccgatcggaaggtctaggatgttgcttacatggtaggggagaaggtactactcagagtttcatccatgaagggtgttatgaggtttggttagaaggacaagttgagccctcgatacattggcccgtttgaggtgctcgagaggattggagaggtggcttattgGCTTGCATTGCCGACTAATCTGTCGAGTGGTCATCCAAtgtttcatgtttcgatgctctggaagtatgtcggcgatccgtctcatgttttggacttcagcacggttcatttggatggtgatttgacttatgatgtggagccggtggccattttggatcggcaggttcaaaagttaaggtcaaagaacatagcttcagtaaaggtgtagtggagaggtcagctagttgaggaggctacttgggagaccgagcaggagatgcaaAGCAGATATcaatgcctatttgagactccaggtatgattctagacccgtttgaggatgaTCGTTTGTTTAAGAAATAGAGGaagtaacgacccggccggtcattttgagcgttgtagcctcgttcctacatttactgcttattctatgCCCAATTATTGTTGTATGACTTTTCGGGGTATTTGGTTTGGTTATGGGGATGTTTcgaatgagttgggacacttagtcccaaggttggaaacttaagttgaaagagttgtcctatgtgtaaatggctccggaatggagttttgacggttccgatACCTCCGTaaggtaatttcggacttaggagtgagtccggatagtgatttggaggtccgtaggtgattttggcttgaaatggcaaaagttggaaaattagaagtttggagagttgaaaagtttgaccgagagttgactttatggttatcggactcggattttggttccagaagttggaataggttcgctgTGTcatgatgttttaacttcaataccacacaagaggggggtgatctgtgtggtgtccaatttttcgcgtgcatagattatagaaggacctggttcttttatgtgttccttatactactgttgcggaataataaatgcagaaattaaagaacacaaggatttttacgtggaaaacacctggctcaaaagctGAAAAAAACCACGACTTACTTCCCAGTAGAATTTACCCAAaactcttcactaaatcactgagccaaaaattgcatttacaaaacacttttgtaaacctaggattaactctaatcctgtTGTGGCACacagcctctaactgttgcgacaacttcaagttaactctaacttgaatactctaagtacctattacaattgcctcttgataaagctgaaaggtacactatgaaaacacctactgcaattgaactagaataaaagacacaCACTTGGAACTGGGttttctatctggttcatgtagcttcaggttcgcacacttgaatcacacgcGAACTACttacaaaatgccttgctattttgctctcaattcacatttaacttctgcttttgtgcgttaCCTGTAGAGTGAGAACattctgcaatatatagagttagtagatgaagaaataactagagttctaatgctactcttccatggtagaagagttctagttgatctcaacctctaactcctccattatcttggatagtgttctctttgattaaggagtccttctccttatcaattatgcaacccttttcgatcaggagatattaattagaccaagttaagcttatatccttcacgtgcatcccacatgctcgaatctgcccgtgtctatgcacacaagggatggacctggttcatgcatgagcttcctttgtcaatcttcaaaactaaccttcacttaggccaacaaattcccccttttgatgatgacaaactctgtgcttttcataagcttaGGCCCTTATTCAACTTAGCTTagcatcaacacaatgttagaaacattctttttttatcacttatcatgaaggaccaggttcattaggttataaacatcactgttcaaagtgtaaagcacaaacttttccccccttttggcatcatcgaaaagttgcataaaaaatGTGTGATTCCCAGATTTTAAAACATACTCATGGCCACTAGGGCTGCTTCAAATGCATTTATGGATTAATAATCAATAATCAAGCTAAGAATTTAAACTATCAGAGAAATATAAACAGACAGTTAGAGCAAAAACCAGCAAATTTCATTGATAGTTGATATGATTCTTCCACGAAacacaaaaagaaataaaaatactgaaaacatgagcAACCAAGAAACATCCCAAACTGGGTCACTGAAAGGTCTACACTGGGCTAGGAGTTTAAGGCTTGGAAGAACTAGGGGtttggtttttggcttggagaaGTTTCAGCATGTCTTGAAGaattccatcattcttctccttttcctcttgagagcatctctctcagactCTACCTCAGCCAACCGTGTCTTCAGCCTTGCTATCTCAGCCTCCTTTGCCCCACTCTCCTGCACCAAGGCTCTGACTTTGCAATTGACTGGTGCCTTTTTGGATGAACCGGGTTCATTTGGAGTGGCATGGACCTCATAATCACAAGCAATCAGAGTGTTAGCCCCAAAGTGATCTTTTCTTGTAGCCATCTCCCACTTCTTCAAGGGCTCCTTATAATGTGCAAGCACAACTGTGAGAATGAAGCCATAGGGAATGGCATGAGCCTTGGAGCCATTGATAACCCTAGCAAAAAGATGAATTATAAATCCAGGCCAGTTAATCTGCCTCCCACTATCCAAGCATTCCATCAAAACCAAGTCCATGAAGTTGGCAATGTGCCTCCTTTCCTGCCTAGGCAGAACACACTTGTTGATGAATTCAAATAACACCTTGTGGGGTGGCTTCATTTCACTCTTGTACACAGCCTTGGGCTTACGTTCCTCCTCATTATCACTGAATTTTCTGGTGATGGCAAGGGAAGTGGGAAGGTTTTCTAGACTTAGCCATTTCAACTTTGTGTAATCATTGTATCCCTCAGCAGGTACGCCTAGAATTTTACCCAGCTCCTTTTTATCGAAAGAAATTTGCACCCCTTTCACCAGGCTGGTAACCCTTCCATCCTTCATTTCATCATTTGCCATGAACTCAATAATTTCACCCCTTGCCAACCTGCCATCCATCTGAACGACCACGTCCTTCCAGCCTTGCACTTATAATTTCTCCAACAGCAACACcatcccttcctcctccaaatcccTGAGGAGTCTACCCTTCAGAATTGTTCTTTTTCCAAACTTGGCCATCTTGTCCTTTTCATTGTCTGATTCACCTTCCTCTTCTCCACTCTATTCCTCTTTTTCAATAATTTTTACTTGTTTGGTTTTTACTGCAGACCTGGTCCTTTTTGCCAGAGTGGATGGTTCCGCAGACTTTGACATAGAAGTAGACTTCTTAGTGGAAGTCTTGGCTTTCTTGGGCTTGGGAGTTTGAACCTCAATTTGTGCAATCACATCTTCATCTTGATGGACCAGGTCCATCTCATCAACATCAACAGTCGTACTAGGCTCACCTACCTTCTTCTTCCCTTTGTCcactcttttctttttgttttcttctaaGGCTCTTTGCAACGCTGCCTCATTCTGCTTTAGCTAACTTCTTGTGGCTCTTCCTCGTGAGAGAGGACTTTCAACAGTGTCAGAAGGGGCAACCTTCCTTTTTTTGTTAGCCCTAGCAGCGCCAGGGGTCTTAGCCTTGGAAGTTCTCTTCTTCTTGGGGTTGTAGCTGTCTCCTACTTTCTTCAATAGTTCTGCGAGAGTTTCTTCaactgatgaaccaggttcatctacagTTTGCCCAAGTTTAACCAGCCCTTCAACAACTTCTCCAGACACACTTTCCCCTATTTTCTTAACACTTTCCTCCACATTATCTGCTGCACAAATAGCCATTCTACATGTATCAGGAGTGGGTAAAAaatcaaccactcttttacccaTTCCCCTTTCTTCACTACGAGCGCCCTCACTCTccttttctctttcctttttatttttaccacctctCCTTCTGGACTCAGAAGTTTCTACATCCACCACAGATCCAACCAAAATAAATCTATTCTCCAGATTTTCAGCCAActcagaaatgacctcagtagtAGTATTTGGGCTAGAGGTTACATGTTCAGTATTAGAAGACCCAGTTTCTACCCCCACAGTCGCAGACTTGAAGGAGTCGTAGTCTTGGCTAGCTTTTAGTTGTGCATTTAATTTCTTTGATAACGCACTTCCAGCCACAGTCTTGCGAGCAAGCATTTTTACTCTTCTTTTCTTAGGATGAGGAGTGGTTGAAGATGAGGAGCATGGTGGGGGGTGTACCAGGGTTATCAGAAGGATTCGTCATTTTTTGCTTAGTTCTGGAAGAAGGAAGAGAGGTAGATTGAAATTTGGAGAATGAAAGAAGATGGAAATAATTTTTGACGGTTTGAGAATTATGAAGATAAGGCagagaagatgatgatcaatttAAAGGAAGGGGGTAATTAATGGGTAATGGTAGGCTCATCAGAACCAAGCGGTAattagaagtctaatcaaactgaaatATCAGTTTTGAATAGACGGTGGAGTCGTCCCTAGAATCTAGGTGTTTTAATTTGGTTAGGATTCTCTTGAACGGAACTGGTTCAATTTAATTGGATAAGTTTAAGAGAAATTTGAACTTAGGTAGAACTGTGCTCATgattcaaatattattatttcaaatcgtgtagagtgtagaaaacataccgtATTATCTAGATGAACCAGCATTgattgatgaaccaggttcttcactgaaaaTCCTCTTGTGCAtgtctaaatttgccaaaatagaaaaaatatcattagagattaatgaattattttaacacatggcacaagagtatactatttaccgtatgagactgagcaaaaattaatctaGTTATTTGCACAATATccagattttctaaccaattttTTTTTCGTTGTGAGTTCATaactggtccttttaggtgatcttaatcatccctaattatAACTTGTTCCTTttaaagtgatctctacttagggcttttgtgaagatgtcatcAATTTGCTTgttagtagcacaaaattccaccgtGATCAACCCTTTTttatagttatccctcaaaaagtgatgcctaacatctatgtgcttagttcttttgtgatgaaccaggtttttggtcatactaattgcactagtattatcacaaaatatggggatacaaccaacatcaattccaaagtccattaattgttgtttgatctataacaattgagcacaacatgaggcagcagcaacatactcagtttcagcagtagataaggccactgaattttgctttttggtggcccaagacataAGATATGAGCCAAAAAAGTGttccatacctgaggtgctctttctatccataagaaaacctgcataatcagcatcaacatatcctacaagattgaaattactaacttttggataccaaagacaAAGATCAATGGTGTCTTTttgatatctcaaaattctcttgacaacAGTTAAGTGAGACTCTTTCGGAtctgcctgaaatcttgcacaaaggacTGCACTGAAAATAATGCCAGGTCTACTAGCaatgagatacaacaatgagccaatcattcccctatacaacttctgatcaatagATGAACCAAGTttatctatatccaactttgtagctgttgcaataggTGTGTCAATTTCTTtagaatcttccattttaaaccttttaagcaactcttttacatacttctgctgatggatcatagttccatttgaattttgtttaatttgtaagcctaaaaagaaattaagctcagccatcatgctcatttcaaattcactccccattagtttagcaaattctttacttaacttattagTAGTTGCTCcgaagattatatcatcaacatatatctgaactatcaagagatctttaccttttttttcaagaacaaagtattgtcaattttacctctcttgtagtcatgctcaagcaaaaactttgataatctttcataccatgctcttggcgcctgcttgagcccataaagtgctttgtcaagtttgtacacatgatcatgactctccttgctttcaaaccccggAGGTTGCATGACAaatacttcttcctttagatagccattgaggaaggcactcttgacatccatctgatgaagggtgaattccatgtaagcagcaaagtctttgaggagtcttattgcttccaaccttgcaactggagcaaaggtttcatcatagtctatgccctcctcttggctatatccttgaaccaccaatcttgccttgttccttgtaactgttccatcctcatcaagcttgtttctgaagacccattttgtgccaattactgatctgtccaagggtcttggtaccagatgccaaacttgactcctttcaaattggttgagttcatcctgcattgcatttacccagtctgcatcctacAAAGTTTCAGCAACATtcttaggttcaataagagataaaaaaggcatcaaaagcacaaatatttttttaatgaagatctggttttgattccagaggttggatcagtgattatgctctcaatgggatgagaactttgatacttgtaagatttTACAACCAACTAGTTTCCCTTTGATGTTCCTTCAATGCTTTGTTGCTGTGGAACAgattcatggacaggttcccttgaggtttgagaatcatttcctctttgttctattcccTCTATCATGTTGCCCTAGGTGGAAGAACatgttccatcacctgttccttcctTTAGTGCAGCTTTAGTCTGGGCTGgcgtttcatttgagtttctcaccagcccaattgctttatcatcatgttcctgtctctcagaaagaatgtttgtttcatcaaaaaccacatgaatactttcttcaacacatatagttcttttgttatagaccttataagctttactatgtgaagaatatcccaagagtactctctcatcacttctgggatcaaacttgcctagggagtctttaccattgttgtgcacaaagcacttgcatccgaatgccctaagatgggatatatttggttttctccctttaagtaactcatagggagtcttttcAATAAGAGGTCTAGCCATGCACTTATTTATGATATAGCATGtagtatttacagcttctgcccagaagctatgaggcagtttactagaaaaaagcatagtcctagccatatattcaagtgtcctattccttctttcaactactccattttgttgtggagtcctaggagcagaaaaattatgatctatgccatgctcatcacaaaattcagcaaatttagcattttcaaattcaataccatgatcagacctaattgatacAAGTTagttacctagttgtttctgagtttttctaacaaaagaagtgaacatatcaaatgcttcatctttagatgttaacaacaatgtccaagtaaacctagagtaatcatcaacaagcaccatcacatatcttttaccacctctgcttaatgttctcattggaccacaaagatccatatggaccagttccagcgttctggtggtacttaccattttcttgcatttaaaggaGGATCTTACCTgtttcccccttgcacaagcctcacaaactttatcttccttgaacttgatgttaggcagtcctatcaccaagtccttggagactaatttggtgagttgactcagacttgcatgtccaagtctcttgtgccaaaggaggggatcattgtctaacacacttaagcaagtgagttcattttctgacagtgtggacagatctacaatatatatattgttcactctttttccctgcaaaacaatattttcagtggtaagattaatcacaaagc contains:
- the LOC138909835 gene encoding secreted RxLR effector protein 161-like → MEDSKEIDTPIATATKLDIDKLGSSIDQKLYRGMIGSLLYLIASRPGIIFSAVLCARFQADPKESHLTVVKRILRYQKDTIDLCLWYPKVSNFNLVGYVDADYAGFLMDRKSTSDMHKRIFSEEPGSSINAGSSR